The proteins below come from a single Mesobacillus jeotgali genomic window:
- the rimP gene encoding ribosome maturation factor RimP, producing the protein MSKVTEVVEELVTPILNENELELVDIEYVKEGKNWFLRVYIDKDNGIDIEECGIVSERLSEKLDAIDPIPHNYFLEVSSPGAERPLKKEKDYQKSIGKNVFIKTYEPIDGEKAFEGVLTDYNGETVTVEVKIKTRKKTVVIPFDKIASARLAVTFS; encoded by the coding sequence ATGAGCAAGGTTACCGAAGTTGTGGAAGAGCTAGTAACTCCCATCTTAAATGAAAACGAACTAGAATTGGTCGACATCGAATATGTCAAAGAAGGAAAGAACTGGTTCCTGCGCGTATACATTGATAAGGACAACGGAATTGATATCGAAGAATGCGGCATCGTCAGTGAGCGCCTTAGCGAAAAGCTCGATGCCATTGATCCAATCCCGCATAACTACTTTTTGGAAGTCTCCTCACCGGGTGCAGAACGTCCGCTGAAAAAGGAAAAGGATTATCAGAAATCAATCGGCAAGAATGTCTTCATTAAAACCTATGAACCAATTGATGGGGAAAAGGCTTTTGAAGGAGTATTGACTGATTACAATGGCGAAACCGTCACTGTTGAAGTGAAAATCAAAACTCGCAAAAAGACAGTCGTCATCCCATTCGATAAGATTGCCAGCGCGAGACTCGCTGTCACTTTTTCATAA
- the nusA gene encoding transcription termination factor NusA, producing the protein MSSELLDALTILEKEKGISRDILIDAIEAALISAYRRNFNQAQNVRIDLNLGNGSMRVFARKEVVDEVFDPRLEISLEDAQKINPNYVVEDVVELEVTPKDFGRIAAQTAKQVVTQRVREAERGIIYSEFIDREEDIMTGIVQRQDPKFIYVSLGKIEAILPANEQMPNEHYKPHDRIKVFITKVEKTTKGPQIFVSRTHPGLLKRLFEIEVPEIYDGTVEIKSVAREAGDRSKISVHSDNQEVDPVGSCVGPRGTRVQAVVNELKGEKIDIVKWSEDPVVFVANALSPSKVLDVIVNEEEKATTVIVPDYQLSLAIGKRGQNARLAAKLTGWKIDIKAETEARESGIYPRDNEPLLTADNDFEDEDID; encoded by the coding sequence ATGAGCAGCGAATTGTTGGATGCTCTTACGATTCTTGAAAAAGAAAAAGGAATTTCCAGGGACATCTTAATTGATGCGATCGAGGCAGCGCTTATTTCTGCATACCGCCGCAACTTTAACCAGGCACAAAACGTGCGTATTGATTTGAACCTTGGCAATGGTTCAATGCGTGTTTTTGCAAGGAAGGAAGTTGTCGATGAAGTATTCGATCCACGTCTGGAGATCTCATTGGAAGATGCACAAAAAATCAATCCGAATTACGTGGTTGAAGATGTCGTTGAACTGGAAGTAACACCTAAGGATTTCGGAAGGATTGCAGCGCAGACTGCCAAGCAGGTAGTTACCCAGCGTGTCCGTGAAGCTGAAAGAGGAATCATCTATTCTGAGTTCATCGATCGTGAAGAAGATATCATGACAGGTATTGTCCAGCGCCAGGATCCTAAGTTCATCTATGTAAGCCTGGGGAAAATCGAGGCGATCCTGCCAGCGAATGAACAGATGCCGAACGAACACTATAAGCCTCACGACCGCATCAAAGTATTTATCACCAAGGTTGAAAAAACCACTAAAGGTCCACAAATCTTCGTTTCCAGAACCCATCCGGGACTGTTAAAGAGACTATTCGAGATTGAAGTTCCTGAAATCTATGATGGAACAGTTGAAATTAAGTCAGTTGCGCGTGAAGCAGGCGACCGTTCAAAGATTTCTGTCCACTCAGACAATCAAGAAGTGGATCCGGTTGGTTCATGTGTCGGACCTCGTGGAACTCGTGTCCAGGCTGTCGTCAATGAGCTTAAGGGTGAGAAAATCGATATTGTAAAATGGTCTGAAGACCCAGTCGTATTTGTGGCCAATGCACTCAGCCCATCAAAGGTTCTTGATGTCATTGTAAACGAAGAAGAAAAAGCGACTACCGTCATTGTTCCTGATTATCAGTTATCACTTGCAATCGGAAAGCGCGGGCAAAATGCGCGTCTTGCTGCTAAGTTGACTGGTTGGAAGATTGACATCAAAGCAGAAACAGAGGCAAGGGAGTCCGGGATTTATCCTCGCGACAATGAGCCATTGTTGACTGCTGATAACGACTTTGAAGATGAAGACATCGATTAA
- the rnpM gene encoding RNase P modulator RnpM, whose protein sequence is MNSRKKVPMRKCVATGEMRPKKELVRIVRSKEGEVSIDLTGKKSGRGAYLSKDKEAVQLAKKRNILSKQLETQVDDAIYDELNDLIEKESRLS, encoded by the coding sequence GTGAACAGCCGCAAAAAGGTTCCTATGCGAAAATGTGTCGCAACCGGTGAAATGAGGCCGAAAAAAGAACTAGTTCGCATCGTTCGCTCAAAGGAAGGAGAAGTATCCATTGATCTGACTGGCAAGAAATCAGGCCGTGGTGCTTATCTTTCTAAAGATAAAGAAGCAGTGCAATTAGCAAAGAAACGAAACATATTGTCCAAACAGCTTGAAACTCAAGTGGACGATGCAATATACGATGAGTTGAATGATCTCATCGAAAAGGAGAGCAGACTATCCTGA
- a CDS encoding YlxQ family RNA-binding protein: MNSNQWMSLLGLANRARKIISGEELSVKEIRSGKAKLILLSADASANTTKKITDKCKSYNVPYKVVPDRYQLGQAIGKEARVVVALLDEGFAKKLLTLLD; encoded by the coding sequence ATGAACTCAAATCAATGGATGTCATTGCTTGGCTTAGCCAATCGAGCACGGAAAATTATTTCAGGGGAAGAGCTTTCCGTCAAAGAAATCAGAAGCGGGAAGGCGAAGCTCATTTTGCTTTCTGCGGATGCATCCGCGAATACTACAAAAAAGATTACCGACAAGTGCAAATCCTATAATGTGCCTTACAAAGTAGTCCCGGACCGGTATCAGCTCGGCCAGGCGATCGGCAAGGAAGCACGTGTTGTAGTAGCCCTGTTGGACGAGGGTTTTGCAAAAAAACTGTTGACGTTGCTCGATTAA
- the infB gene encoding translation initiation factor IF-2, producing MSKTRVYEYAKKHNLSSKDVIIKLKEMNIEVSNHMTAMEDDTVKKLDAVYNKKEDKQQQQSQQKASQGQKQAQNRNQGQKANQGQNRNQSQNQQKNNQAQPKAQLKTTASAFSDDERRATTPEKVKSSAAAKKPGNSQPFNKNNKNKQNNKNRNQQNQNKGRQNQQQAQQQPKKVKELPSKITFSESLTVAELAKKLNREPSEIIKKLFMLGVMATINQDLDKDAIELIATDYGVEVEEEIKIDTTDLEVYFTEDDEASMVERPSVVTIMGHVDHGKTTLLDSIRNTKVTAGEAGGITQHIGAYQVEENGKKITFLDTPGHAAFTTMRARGAKITDITILVVAADDGVKPQTVEALNHAKAANVPIIVAVNKMDKPTANPDRVMQELTEYGLVPEAWGGETVFVPISALTGEGLDNLLEMILLVGEVEEYKANPNRNAIGTVIEAQLDKGRGSVATLLVQNGTLKIGDPIVVGNTFGRVRAMVNDLGRRVKEAGPSAPVEITGLNDVPQAGDRFVVFDDEKTARQVGEIRSQQAVQAQRSEKARVSLDTLFEHMKQGEMKDLNLIIKADVQGSVEALAAALQKLDVEGVNVRIIHTGVGAINESDITLAAASNGIVIGFNVRPDNNAKRAAESESVDIRLHRIIYKVIEEIESAMKGMLDPVYAEKIIGQAEVRQTFKVSKIGTIAGSYVTDGKITRDSGVRLIRDGVVIFEGEVDALKRFKDDAKEVAQGYECGITIKNFKDVKEGDVIEAYIMEEVER from the coding sequence ATGAGTAAAACACGCGTTTATGAATATGCAAAGAAGCATAATTTATCGAGTAAAGACGTGATTATAAAGTTAAAAGAAATGAACATAGAGGTCTCTAACCATATGACTGCAATGGAAGATGACACCGTGAAGAAGCTTGACGCTGTCTATAATAAGAAAGAAGATAAGCAGCAGCAGCAAAGCCAGCAAAAGGCTTCACAGGGACAGAAACAAGCCCAGAACCGCAATCAAGGCCAAAAGGCTAATCAGGGCCAGAATCGCAACCAATCTCAAAACCAGCAAAAGAACAACCAGGCACAGCCAAAAGCTCAGCTGAAGACAACAGCCAGTGCTTTTTCAGATGATGAGCGCCGCGCAACAACTCCAGAAAAGGTGAAAAGTTCAGCAGCTGCCAAAAAGCCTGGAAACTCCCAGCCTTTCAATAAGAATAATAAGAACAAACAAAACAATAAGAACAGAAACCAGCAGAACCAAAATAAAGGCCGACAGAACCAGCAGCAAGCTCAACAACAGCCGAAGAAGGTTAAAGAGCTTCCATCAAAGATCACTTTCAGTGAGTCATTGACAGTAGCTGAACTAGCCAAGAAGCTTAACCGTGAGCCGTCTGAAATCATCAAGAAGCTCTTTATGCTTGGTGTCATGGCTACCATCAACCAGGACCTTGATAAGGATGCAATTGAATTGATTGCAACTGATTATGGGGTTGAGGTTGAAGAAGAAATCAAGATTGACACAACTGATCTTGAAGTTTACTTCACAGAAGATGATGAAGCATCTATGGTTGAAAGACCATCAGTTGTAACGATTATGGGTCACGTTGACCATGGTAAAACAACCTTGCTTGATTCAATCCGCAACACGAAAGTGACTGCAGGAGAAGCAGGCGGCATCACTCAGCACATTGGTGCATACCAGGTTGAAGAAAACGGCAAAAAAATTACATTCCTTGATACACCTGGTCACGCAGCATTCACAACAATGCGTGCTCGTGGTGCTAAGATTACCGATATCACAATCCTTGTTGTAGCTGCTGATGACGGTGTAAAGCCACAGACTGTAGAAGCATTGAACCATGCAAAAGCTGCCAATGTACCTATTATCGTAGCTGTTAATAAAATGGACAAACCGACTGCAAACCCTGATCGTGTTATGCAGGAGCTAACTGAATACGGACTTGTTCCAGAGGCGTGGGGCGGCGAAACAGTTTTTGTTCCGATTTCTGCCTTAACAGGAGAAGGACTCGATAACCTGCTGGAAATGATCTTGCTTGTCGGTGAAGTTGAAGAATATAAAGCAAATCCTAATCGAAATGCTATCGGTACTGTAATCGAAGCGCAGCTTGATAAAGGCCGCGGATCTGTTGCTACTTTGCTTGTCCAAAACGGTACACTGAAAATTGGTGATCCAATCGTTGTCGGAAACACATTCGGCCGTGTCCGTGCGATGGTAAATGATCTGGGACGTCGTGTTAAAGAAGCAGGCCCTTCTGCCCCTGTAGAAATCACAGGTTTGAACGATGTTCCGCAAGCAGGCGATCGTTTTGTAGTTTTCGATGATGAAAAGACTGCCCGCCAGGTTGGAGAGATCCGTTCACAGCAGGCTGTTCAGGCGCAGAGAAGCGAAAAAGCGCGCGTCAGCCTTGATACTTTGTTTGAACATATGAAACAAGGGGAAATGAAAGACCTAAATCTAATTATTAAAGCCGACGTCCAAGGTTCAGTTGAAGCACTTGCAGCAGCATTGCAAAAACTGGATGTGGAAGGTGTAAATGTAAGAATCATTCACACTGGTGTTGGTGCGATCAATGAGTCTGACATCACACTTGCGGCAGCTTCTAACGGTATCGTCATTGGTTTCAACGTACGCCCGGACAATAATGCTAAGCGCGCTGCAGAGTCAGAGAGCGTCGATATCCGACTTCACCGCATTATTTACAAAGTGATTGAAGAAATCGAATCAGCGATGAAGGGTATGCTTGATCCGGTTTATGCCGAAAAGATCATCGGCCAGGCTGAAGTCCGCCAGACTTTCAAGGTATCGAAAATCGGAACGATTGCCGGGTCATATGTTACTGATGGTAAAATCACCCGTGATAGCGGCGTTCGTTTGATCCGTGACGGAGTCGTCATCTTTGAAGGAGAAGTCGATGCACTGAAACGCTTTAAGGATGATGCTAAGGAAGTAGCGCAGGGATATGAATGTGGTATTACCATTAAAAACTTCAAAGACGTCAAGGAAGGCGACGTTATTGAAGCATATATCATGGAAGAAGTGGAACGTTAA
- a CDS encoding DUF503 domain-containing protein, with translation MVVGLAACECIIYDAHSLKEKRAVLQRIITRLKQKFNVSVSEVDHHDVWQRTTIAVAAVSASKVSTERELQNALKMIDSFPEIERTITEIEWL, from the coding sequence ATGGTAGTAGGCTTAGCAGCCTGTGAATGCATCATCTATGATGCTCATTCTCTTAAGGAAAAGAGGGCTGTCCTCCAGCGGATCATCACAAGGCTCAAGCAAAAGTTCAATGTATCAGTATCTGAAGTGGACCATCACGATGTTTGGCAGCGGACAACAATTGCGGTTGCAGCCGTATCAGCATCGAAGGTGTCCACTGAAAGAGAGCTGCAGAATGCCTTGAAAATGATTGATTCTTTTCCGGAGATCGAACGTACCATCACCGAAATAGAATGGCTTTGA
- the rbfA gene encoding 30S ribosome-binding factor RbfA, whose translation MGHRVNRVGEQMKKEIGDIISRKIKDPRVGFVTVTDVEVTGDLQQAKVYISVLGDEQQREDTLKGLAKAKGFIRTEIGQRIRLRKTPELIFEFDETMAYGNRINSLIHELQREEQPGEDEQEKDND comes from the coding sequence ATGGGTCATAGAGTAAATCGTGTTGGCGAACAGATGAAGAAAGAAATAGGCGATATCATCAGCCGTAAAATCAAGGATCCGCGAGTAGGTTTCGTAACAGTAACGGATGTCGAGGTTACAGGGGATCTTCAGCAGGCAAAAGTGTATATTTCTGTTTTAGGCGACGAACAACAGAGGGAAGACACTCTTAAAGGATTAGCGAAGGCCAAGGGCTTCATCAGGACAGAAATCGGCCAGCGAATCCGCCTCAGAAAGACTCCTGAACTGATCTTTGAATTTGATGAAACGATGGCTTATGGTAATCGCATTAATTCACTGATCCATGAGCTGCAGAGGGAAGAGCAGCCTGGAGAAGATGAGCAAGAAAAGGATAATGATTAA
- the truB gene encoding tRNA pseudouridine(55) synthase TruB, whose amino-acid sequence MEGILPLFKPAGMTSHDCVFKLRKILRTKKVGHTGTLDPDVTGVLPICVGKATKIAEYITDAGKAYEGEVTLGFTTTTEDSSGEKVEEKAVDRVITRTEVEEVLQSLTGEIAQTPPMYSAVKVNGKKLYEYARQGIEVERPTRKVTIYKIELLDDRDSFEGDQISFKFRVSCSKGTYIRTLAVTIGEKLGYPAHMSSLVRIQSADFTIEDCYTFEQLEELAEEGNLAASLHPLEAGISYLPKYRINDKVAEKVKNGALLPIPEEYAGNSGPIIVETEDGKALAIYRAHPTKIGMMKPDKVLRNDQ is encoded by the coding sequence ATGGAAGGGATTCTGCCTCTTTTTAAACCAGCGGGAATGACTTCGCATGATTGTGTGTTTAAACTCAGGAAAATATTAAGAACGAAGAAGGTCGGGCATACGGGCACTCTTGATCCGGATGTGACTGGAGTACTGCCTATATGTGTTGGCAAGGCGACAAAAATAGCCGAATACATTACTGACGCAGGAAAAGCATATGAGGGGGAAGTCACCCTGGGCTTCACGACAACTACGGAAGATTCATCAGGTGAGAAGGTTGAGGAAAAAGCAGTGGACAGGGTAATCACAAGGACAGAGGTCGAAGAAGTCCTCCAATCACTGACAGGCGAAATTGCTCAGACTCCCCCTATGTATTCAGCCGTAAAAGTTAATGGAAAAAAACTATATGAATACGCGAGACAAGGTATTGAAGTTGAAAGGCCAACCAGGAAGGTCACCATTTATAAGATAGAGCTGCTTGATGATAGAGATTCATTTGAAGGTGATCAGATTAGTTTTAAATTCCGAGTTTCCTGCAGTAAGGGGACATACATTCGGACATTGGCAGTGACCATTGGTGAAAAATTAGGATATCCTGCCCATATGTCTTCCCTTGTGAGAATTCAATCCGCTGACTTCACTATTGAGGACTGCTATACGTTCGAACAGCTCGAGGAATTGGCTGAAGAAGGCAATCTGGCAGCTTCCCTGCACCCATTGGAAGCTGGTATTTCTTATTTGCCGAAATATCGCATTAATGATAAAGTAGCAGAGAAAGTGAAAAATGGAGCCCTGCTTCCTATCCCGGAGGAATATGCGGGGAATAGCGGTCCCATTATAGTAGAAACAGAAGACGGAAAAGCGCTCGCCATTTACAGGGCACATCCAACAAAAATAGGGATGATGAAACCTGATAAAGTTTTGAGAAATGATCAATAG
- the ribF gene encoding bifunctional riboflavin kinase/FAD synthetase — translation MEMIKLNHPHAYNKEDFPPMAVALGYFDGVHLGHQQVIEEAKKEAEAKGLKSAVMTFDPHPSVVLGKSVQHMEYITPLNDKARTIEAMGVDYLFVVHFTTEFSSLLPQEFIDQYIIGLNVHHVVAGFDYSYGKMGKGNMETIQFHSRGKFDFTVVSKLSTSEEEKVSSTLIRTFLRDGKVDKMPGLLGRFYTTEGTVVHGDRRGRTIGFPTANVSIDEQYILPPTGVYAVKIQVEGAWHEGVCNVGYKPTFHKEKKDKPTVEVHIFNFNKEIYGETATIEWHLRLRSERKFEGIQQLIAQIEKDKQEAVLYFEKNKG, via the coding sequence GTGGAAATGATTAAGCTAAACCATCCTCATGCATATAATAAAGAAGATTTTCCTCCAATGGCCGTGGCACTGGGCTATTTCGACGGAGTTCATCTAGGCCACCAGCAGGTTATCGAGGAAGCAAAAAAAGAGGCTGAAGCTAAAGGGTTGAAAAGTGCGGTCATGACCTTTGATCCTCATCCCTCTGTCGTTCTTGGCAAAAGTGTTCAGCACATGGAATATATCACCCCATTAAATGATAAGGCTAGAACAATCGAAGCAATGGGCGTGGATTACCTATTTGTTGTTCATTTCACAACCGAATTCTCGAGTCTATTGCCCCAGGAATTTATTGATCAATACATCATTGGTTTGAATGTACACCATGTCGTGGCAGGATTCGACTATTCATACGGAAAAATGGGAAAAGGAAATATGGAGACGATCCAGTTCCATTCCAGAGGCAAGTTCGATTTCACTGTGGTATCCAAGCTGTCTACTAGTGAAGAAGAAAAGGTTAGCTCTACCTTGATCCGTACTTTTTTACGTGACGGCAAGGTAGATAAGATGCCAGGCTTGCTTGGGAGATTTTATACAACAGAGGGTACGGTTGTACATGGAGATCGCAGGGGGCGTACGATCGGTTTCCCAACAGCGAATGTAAGCATCGATGAGCAGTACATTCTCCCTCCTACTGGAGTATACGCTGTTAAGATTCAGGTAGAGGGAGCATGGCATGAAGGTGTTTGCAATGTTGGTTATAAACCAACCTTTCACAAGGAGAAAAAGGACAAACCTACTGTCGAAGTCCACATCTTCAACTTTAATAAAGAGATTTACGGTGAAACTGCAACAATAGAGTGGCATCTGCGCCTCAGAAGTGAACGGAAATTCGAGGGAATCCAGCAGTTAATTGCCCAAATCGAAAAAGATAAGCAAGAAGCCGTTCTATACTTTGAAAAAAACAAGGGTTAG
- the rpsO gene encoding 30S ribosomal protein S15 — MAITKERKNELINEFKTHESDTGSPEVQIAVLTAEINTLNDHLRVHKKDHHSRRGLLKMVGKRRNLLTYLRNKDVARYRELINKLGLRR; from the coding sequence ATGGCAATCACAAAAGAACGTAAAAACGAACTTATCAACGAATTCAAGACTCACGAAAGTGATACTGGATCTCCAGAAGTTCAAATCGCTGTCCTTACTGCAGAAATCAACACATTGAACGATCACTTGCGCGTTCACAAGAAGGACCACCACTCACGTCGCGGTCTTTTAAAAATGGTAGGTAAGCGTCGTAATCTTTTGACTTACCTTCGTAACAAGGACGTTGCTCGCTACCGCGAGTTAATCAACAAGCTTGGTCTACGTAGATAG
- the pnp gene encoding polyribonucleotide nucleotidyltransferase: MEQEKQSFSFDWAGRKLTVEIGQLAKQASGAVLVRYGDTAVLSTATASKEPKNLDFFPLTVNYEERLYAVGKIPGGFIKREGRPSEKAILASRLIDRPIRPLFPDGFRNDVQVISIVMSVDQDCSSEMAAMFGSSLALSVSDIPFGGPIAGVTVGRIDGKFVINPSVEETEKSDMHLVVAGTMDAINMVEAGAEEVPEEVMLEAIMFGHDEIKRLIAFQQEIVAQVGKEKREIKLFELDKELEAEVRGICEQDMISAIQVQEKHAREDAIKEVKNAVIARYEEQDADEDKLKQVKQILDKIVKGEVRRLITEEKVRPDGRGVDEIRPLSSEVGLLPRTHGSGLFTRGQTQALSICTLGAMGDVQILDGLGIEEEKRFMHHYNFPLFSVGETGPIRGPGRREIGHGALGERALEPVIPNEKDFPYTVRLVSEVLESNGSTSQASICASTLALMDAGVPIKAPVAGIAMGLIKSGEHYSILSDIQGMEDHLGDMDFKVAGTAKGVTALQMDIKIEGLSREILEEALQQAKKGRMHILDSMLATIKEPREQLSKYAPKIITMWIKPDKIRDVIGPSGKQINKIIEETGVKIDIEQDGTVFIGSVDEDMIQRAKKIIEDIVREVEVGEMYLGKVRRIEKFGAFVEIFPGKDGLVHISELAEERVGKVEDVLKLGDELLVKVTEIDKQGRVNLSRKAVLKEQREKAEKQS; the protein is encoded by the coding sequence ATGGAACAAGAAAAACAAAGTTTTTCCTTCGACTGGGCAGGACGCAAGCTTACAGTTGAAATTGGACAGCTTGCAAAGCAAGCGAGTGGTGCAGTCCTTGTCCGTTACGGAGATACGGCTGTATTAAGCACAGCGACTGCGTCAAAAGAACCGAAGAATTTAGATTTCTTCCCTTTGACAGTCAATTATGAAGAAAGACTATATGCTGTCGGAAAAATTCCAGGCGGCTTCATTAAACGTGAAGGACGTCCAAGTGAAAAGGCGATTCTTGCGAGCCGATTAATTGACCGTCCGATCCGTCCATTATTCCCGGATGGATTCCGCAACGATGTTCAGGTAATCAGCATTGTCATGAGTGTTGACCAGGACTGCTCATCAGAAATGGCTGCTATGTTTGGATCTTCATTAGCACTTTCTGTTTCAGATATCCCATTTGGTGGACCAATCGCTGGTGTCACAGTGGGAAGAATTGATGGCAAGTTTGTGATCAATCCATCTGTAGAAGAAACAGAAAAGAGTGATATGCATCTGGTTGTTGCAGGTACAATGGATGCAATCAACATGGTTGAAGCAGGTGCGGAAGAGGTTCCTGAAGAGGTCATGCTTGAAGCAATCATGTTTGGACATGATGAAATCAAGCGTTTAATTGCCTTCCAACAGGAAATCGTCGCGCAGGTTGGTAAAGAAAAAAGAGAAATTAAACTTTTTGAATTAGATAAAGAACTTGAAGCTGAAGTTCGCGGAATTTGTGAGCAGGATATGATTTCAGCTATCCAGGTACAGGAAAAGCATGCTCGTGAAGATGCGATCAAAGAAGTGAAAAATGCCGTCATCGCTCGCTATGAAGAGCAAGATGCGGATGAAGACAAGCTTAAGCAAGTGAAACAAATCCTTGATAAAATTGTTAAAGGTGAGGTTCGCCGCTTGATTACGGAAGAAAAAGTACGTCCAGACGGACGTGGAGTCGATGAGATCCGACCGCTTTCTTCTGAGGTAGGCTTGCTTCCTAGAACACATGGTTCTGGATTGTTCACAAGGGGACAAACCCAGGCTCTAAGCATCTGTACACTTGGCGCAATGGGCGATGTGCAGATTCTTGATGGTCTTGGTATCGAAGAAGAAAAACGATTCATGCACCATTATAATTTCCCATTATTCTCTGTTGGTGAAACAGGTCCGATTCGTGGGCCGGGACGACGTGAAATTGGCCACGGTGCACTTGGTGAAAGAGCCCTCGAACCTGTGATCCCGAATGAGAAAGACTTCCCATACACTGTCCGACTTGTATCCGAAGTGCTTGAATCAAATGGTTCTACTTCACAGGCAAGTATTTGTGCTAGTACATTAGCTCTTATGGATGCAGGGGTGCCAATTAAAGCACCGGTTGCCGGTATTGCAATGGGTCTGATCAAATCAGGAGAACATTATTCTATTCTTTCTGATATCCAGGGTATGGAAGATCACCTTGGCGACATGGACTTCAAAGTAGCTGGAACTGCAAAGGGTGTTACAGCATTGCAGATGGATATCAAGATTGAAGGATTATCCCGTGAGATTCTTGAAGAAGCCTTACAACAGGCGAAAAAAGGCCGCATGCATATCCTTGATTCCATGCTGGCGACAATAAAAGAACCACGTGAACAGCTTTCAAAATATGCACCAAAAATCATCACTATGTGGATCAAGCCTGATAAAATCCGTGACGTCATTGGACCAAGCGGAAAACAAATCAATAAAATCATTGAAGAAACAGGCGTAAAAATCGACATCGAACAAGATGGTACGGTATTTATCGGTTCAGTAGATGAAGATATGATCCAAAGAGCAAAGAAAATTATCGAAGACATTGTCCGTGAAGTCGAAGTTGGAGAAATGTACCTTGGAAAAGTCCGCCGCATTGAAAAATTTGGTGCGTTCGTTGAAATCTTCCCTGGTAAAGACGGTTTAGTCCATATCTCTGAGCTTGCTGAAGAGCGAGTAGGTAAGGTAGAGGATGTCCTGAAGCTGGGAGATGAACTACTGGTCAAGGTAACTGAAATCGACAAACAAGGCAGAGTCAATCTTTCACGCAAAGCAGTATTAAAAGAGCAGCGTGAAAAAGCTGAAAAACAATCTTAA
- a CDS encoding polysaccharide deacetylase family protein gives MRKFVLISVLLIAAWIMVNNPFSHTYVSGLKTGALEVAGNKNSLMSEIELKAKEYEIEPSDARKDPVWKVVPGYNGLKVDIKKSFNKMEKEGEFDPEKLVFKQVPPQVHLNDLPPSAIYKGHPEKPMVSFIINVAWGNEYLTGMLATLKKHNVTASFFLEGRWVKNNPGMAKMIADAGHEIGNHSFTHPNMKQLSAAKINEEITRTNEVIEAVTSVKSKWFAPPSGYYKDEVVEIAAAHQLGTVMWSVDTIDWQKPTPDRLINRVMGKVHNGAMILMHPTESTAASLDQLITQIKAKNLQIGTVSSLLSENRIVTTKKMKE, from the coding sequence ATGCGAAAGTTTGTATTAATTTCTGTTTTATTGATTGCTGCGTGGATCATGGTGAATAATCCATTCTCCCATACATATGTTTCAGGACTTAAAACCGGGGCACTTGAAGTGGCTGGCAATAAGAATTCATTAATGTCAGAAATTGAATTGAAAGCAAAAGAATATGAAATTGAACCATCCGATGCCAGGAAAGATCCTGTCTGGAAGGTAGTTCCCGGCTACAATGGGCTTAAAGTAGATATCAAAAAGTCTTTTAACAAGATGGAGAAGGAAGGCGAATTTGATCCGGAAAAGCTAGTCTTCAAGCAGGTGCCGCCTCAAGTACATTTAAATGATTTGCCGCCTTCGGCCATCTATAAAGGACATCCTGAAAAGCCGATGGTAAGCTTTATTATTAATGTAGCATGGGGAAATGAGTACTTGACAGGAATGCTTGCGACTTTAAAGAAGCATAATGTGACGGCAAGTTTCTTTCTTGAAGGCAGATGGGTAAAGAATAACCCAGGCATGGCGAAAATGATTGCTGACGCAGGACATGAGATAGGAAATCATTCATTCACACACCCAAACATGAAGCAGCTTTCTGCAGCTAAAATCAATGAGGAGATCACCAGGACAAATGAGGTTATTGAAGCAGTGACCAGTGTAAAAAGTAAGTGGTTTGCTCCACCAAGTGGGTACTACAAGGATGAAGTGGTTGAAATAGCTGCCGCACATCAATTAGGGACCGTCATGTGGAGCGTAGATACGATCGATTGGCAGAAGCCCACTCCAGATAGACTGATCAATAGAGTGATGGGGAAGGTTCACAATGGCGCAATGATTCTAATGCATCCAACAGAGTCGACTGCTGCCTCGCTCGATCAATTGATCACTCAAATAAAAGCCAAAAATTTACAAATTGGAACTGTTTCCAGTTTATTAAGTGAAAATAGGATAGTAACGACAAAAAAAATGAAAGAATAG